In one Flammeovirga yaeyamensis genomic region, the following are encoded:
- a CDS encoding LysR substrate-binding domain-containing protein translates to MNFTLHQLQVFLEVVKQKSITKAAENMHMTQPALSIQLKNFQQQFDYQLTEVIGRKLYITDFGNNIAEIAESIVSESDKLKYKTKEYGAEIAGKLKVSCVSTGKYVIPYFLKDFMQNHTSVELELDVTNKSLVIESLRNNEIDFALVSVSPSDLNLEEEPLLQNNLFLVGNTPDLRKDRPFIFREKGSATRAAMDNYLSTRKVQKKMELKSNEAVKQALIAGLGYSIIPLIGIRNELANKELHIIPRKDLPLSSTWRLVWLKQKQFSPTAQAFLDYIKEHKREIVAQHFNWIADIVPLKKK, encoded by the coding sequence ATGAACTTCACGCTACATCAACTACAGGTATTTTTAGAGGTGGTCAAACAAAAAAGTATCACTAAGGCTGCTGAGAACATGCACATGACACAGCCCGCATTATCTATTCAACTTAAAAACTTTCAACAACAATTTGATTATCAACTTACCGAGGTGATTGGTAGGAAGTTATATATCACTGACTTTGGAAACAACATTGCCGAAATTGCAGAAAGCATCGTATCTGAATCTGATAAACTGAAATATAAAACCAAAGAATATGGGGCTGAGATCGCCGGAAAATTAAAAGTTTCATGTGTTTCTACAGGTAAATATGTGATCCCATATTTCTTAAAAGATTTTATGCAAAATCATACTTCTGTTGAATTAGAACTAGATGTGACGAATAAATCATTAGTAATTGAAAGCCTTAGAAACAATGAAATTGATTTTGCTTTAGTATCTGTTAGCCCTTCAGATTTGAACTTAGAGGAGGAACCCTTATTGCAAAATAATCTATTTTTAGTGGGTAATACACCCGATTTACGAAAGGATAGGCCTTTCATTTTTAGAGAAAAAGGTTCTGCTACTAGGGCGGCTATGGACAATTATCTTTCTACAAGAAAAGTCCAAAAGAAAATGGAGTTAAAGTCAAATGAAGCAGTAAAACAAGCATTAATCGCAGGTTTAGGCTATTCTATTATTCCATTAATAGGTATTAGAAACGAATTGGCAAACAAAGAACTACATATAATTCCTAGAAAGGATTTACCTCTTTCTTCTACGTGGAGATTGGTGTGGTTAAAACAAAAACAATTCTCTCCAACAGCACAAGCATTTTTGGATTATATCAAGGAGCATAAAAGAGAAATTGTAGCTCAACACTTTAATTGGATCGCAGATATTGTTCCTCTAAAAAAGAAATAA
- a CDS encoding peroxiredoxin-like family protein produces the protein MKNFQSIVMIILFSITSVFSQEKEILEKYGITVNTLQEGLKEGEQAYTFKAKDQNGETFDLKKALKKGPVVLNFYRGSWCPYCTKHLKNVQDSLSLIEATGATFIAVTPELADGNLELAKKKGFTFDIVEDSKLEIMNGYKVTFDVNEGYQEMLKKYERDLTKINAIKRATLPIPATYIISQDGTILKRHYDPNYKVRMSVKETLSVLENI, from the coding sequence ATGAAAAACTTTCAATCGATCGTAATGATCATTTTATTCTCTATAACAAGTGTTTTTTCACAAGAAAAAGAGATCCTAGAAAAGTACGGTATTACTGTAAACACACTTCAAGAAGGTTTAAAAGAAGGCGAACAAGCGTATACTTTTAAAGCAAAAGACCAAAACGGTGAAACATTTGATTTAAAGAAAGCACTTAAAAAAGGTCCTGTAGTTCTAAATTTCTACAGAGGTAGTTGGTGCCCGTATTGCACTAAACACCTTAAGAATGTGCAAGACTCTTTGTCGTTAATTGAAGCAACAGGTGCCACTTTTATTGCCGTTACTCCAGAACTTGCTGATGGTAATTTAGAATTGGCCAAAAAGAAAGGTTTCACTTTTGATATCGTTGAAGATTCAAAATTAGAAATAATGAACGGCTACAAAGTCACATTTGATGTGAATGAGGGCTACCAAGAAATGCTTAAAAAATATGAGCGTGACCTTACAAAGATCAATGCAATTAAAAGAGCAACTCTCCCAATTCCAGCTACTTACATTATCAGTCAGGATGGCACAATCTTAAAAAGACACTATGATCCGAACTATAAAGTAAGAATGTCTGTGAAAGAAACTTTGTCTGTTCTAGAAAATATTTAA